In one Polaribacter sp. ALD11 genomic region, the following are encoded:
- a CDS encoding DUF983 domain-containing protein, with the protein MFKKGTKIYSVTNSKCPRCHEGDFFKYKFTLNPSKITQLHDNCPKCDLRYMMEPSFFFGAMYVNYGLTVAISIATFLIATLLFSLTLLQSFAAIIIALLVLTPLNLRLSRIIWINMFVSYKKSI; encoded by the coding sequence ATGTTTAAAAAAGGTACAAAAATATACAGTGTTACAAACAGTAAGTGCCCTCGATGTCATGAAGGTGATTTTTTTAAATATAAATTCACACTTAATCCATCGAAAATTACACAATTACATGATAATTGCCCAAAATGTGATTTAAGATATATGATGGAACCTTCTTTCTTTTTTGGTGCTATGTATGTAAATTACGGACTTACAGTTGCTATTTCTATTGCTACTTTCTTAATTGCTACGCTACTTTTCTCACTAACGCTATTGCAATCTTTTGCCGCAATAATTATTGCTTTACTTGTTTTAACACCCTTAAATCTGCGCTTATCTAGAATAATCTGGATAAATATGTTTGTTAGTTATAAAAAATCTATTTAA
- a CDS encoding ABC-F family ATP-binding cassette domain-containing protein, protein MLNVHNLTVSFMGTELFSGITFKLNKGDRIGLIGKNGAGKSTLLKVLSRDIESSGGTMAFDKDVQMGFLRQDIDFVEGRTILEEAYQAFEEIKEIELQLDEINEQLATRTDYESEEYSQLIIDLTEKTERYELLGGYNYQGDTEKILQGLGFQREDFDKLTDTFSGGWRMRIELAKLLLQNNDILLLDEPTNHLDIESIIWLENFLKGYSGAIVLVSHDKMFLDNVTNRTIEISLGQIYDYKKPYSEFLLLRGEIKEKQLQAQKNQEKEIKQKQHLINKFKAKASKASMAQSLMKQLDKVELIEVDQDDNQAMNVRFNISKEPGKIIVEAENLSKSYGDKHVLEGVDLLIERNSKIAFVGQNGQGKSTLAKMMVGEIPFEGHLKLGHNVEVGYFAQNQSEHLPPEKTVLQIMEDAASDSNRARVRDMLGSFLFGGDAADKKAKVLSGGERNRLALCKLLLSPFNVLIMDEPTNHLDIASKNVLKEALHNFNGTLILVSHDRDFLQGLTSTVYGFKDKEIKEYLGDIDYFLDQHKIENLREAEKRTVVKATKDTSKKESEQLSREQEKQLKKLKNKLSNVETEIADLEKEIEKVDLELAKNYDEVSNRPNFFEKYKAKKAKLDVVMEKWEKIEAEVSNFS, encoded by the coding sequence ATGTTAAACGTACATAATTTAACGGTTTCCTTTATGGGAACTGAATTGTTTTCTGGCATCACTTTTAAATTGAACAAAGGAGATAGAATTGGACTGATTGGAAAAAATGGAGCAGGAAAATCGACTTTATTAAAAGTGCTTTCTAGAGACATCGAAAGTAGTGGCGGAACCATGGCTTTTGATAAAGATGTGCAAATGGGATTCTTAAGACAAGATATCGATTTTGTTGAAGGAAGAACTATTCTAGAAGAAGCATACCAAGCTTTCGAAGAAATTAAAGAAATAGAACTTCAGTTAGATGAAATTAATGAACAATTAGCAACTAGAACAGACTATGAAAGTGAAGAATACAGTCAGCTAATTATCGATCTAACAGAAAAAACCGAACGTTATGAACTCTTAGGAGGTTATAATTACCAAGGAGATACAGAAAAGATTTTACAAGGTTTAGGTTTTCAAAGAGAAGATTTCGACAAACTAACAGATACTTTTTCTGGAGGTTGGAGAATGCGTATTGAGTTGGCAAAATTATTACTTCAGAATAATGATATCCTATTATTAGATGAGCCAACCAATCACTTAGATATCGAATCTATTATTTGGTTAGAAAACTTCTTAAAAGGCTATTCTGGTGCCATTGTCTTAGTTTCGCATGATAAAATGTTTTTAGATAACGTAACCAACAGAACTATAGAAATTTCTTTAGGGCAAATCTACGATTATAAAAAACCGTATTCAGAATTCTTACTATTAAGAGGAGAAATTAAAGAAAAGCAATTACAAGCTCAGAAGAACCAAGAGAAAGAGATAAAACAAAAACAGCACTTAATAAACAAGTTTAAGGCAAAAGCGAGTAAAGCTTCTATGGCGCAATCTTTAATGAAGCAACTAGATAAAGTTGAGTTAATTGAGGTAGACCAAGATGATAACCAAGCCATGAATGTTCGTTTTAACATTTCTAAAGAACCTGGTAAAATTATTGTTGAAGCTGAAAACCTAAGCAAAAGTTACGGCGATAAACACGTTTTAGAAGGTGTAGATTTATTAATTGAAAGAAATAGTAAAATTGCTTTTGTTGGTCAAAACGGACAAGGAAAATCTACTTTAGCAAAAATGATGGTTGGTGAAATTCCTTTTGAAGGACATTTAAAACTAGGTCATAATGTAGAGGTTGGGTATTTTGCTCAAAATCAATCTGAACATCTACCGCCAGAAAAAACGGTGTTACAAATTATGGAAGATGCAGCCTCAGATTCTAACAGAGCAAGAGTTAGAGATATGTTAGGTTCATTCTTATTTGGTGGAGACGCAGCAGATAAAAAAGCAAAAGTACTTTCTGGAGGAGAAAGAAATAGATTGGCGTTGTGTAAATTATTATTATCACCTTTTAACGTGTTAATAATGGATGAGCCAACAAATCACTTAGATATTGCATCTAAAAATGTATTAAAAGAAGCGTTGCATAATTTTAATGGAACCTTAATTTTGGTTTCTCACGATAGAGATTTTCTACAAGGATTAACATCTACTGTTTACGGTTTTAAAGACAAAGAGATTAAAGAGTATTTAGGAGATATCGATTATTTCTTAGACCAACACAAGATCGAAAATCTTAGAGAAGCAGAAAAAAGAACGGTTGTAAAAGCGACCAAAGATACTTCTAAAAAAGAATCAGAACAACTATCTAGAGAGCAAGAAAAGCAACTTAAAAAGCTAAAGAATAAGCTTTCTAATGTAGAAACCGAAATAGCAGACTTAGAAAAGGAAATTGAAAAGGTAGATTTAGAATTGGCAAAGAACTACGATGAAGTTTCTAATAGACCAAATTTCTTTGAAAAATACAAAGCTAAAAAAGCAAAATTAGACGTTGTAATGGAAAAATGGGAAAAAATTGAAGCAGAAGTTTCTAATTTTTCATAA
- a CDS encoding 1-aminocyclopropane-1-carboxylate deaminase/D-cysteine desulfhydrase — protein MDFNSIKETENQQVFLPILEEKKVKLFIKREDLIHPFVSGNKFRKLKYNLQEATKLKKKSILTFGGAYSNHILATAVAGKLAGLKTFGIIRGDELGKNIAETIEGNPTLREAQNHGMKFHFVTREEYRQKTSFGFIEKMKNKWGDFYLIPEGGTNFLAVDGCQEILTKEDAEFNYICAAVGTGGTLAGLIKSLKRRQKVLGFPALKGNFLSEEIKKYTIKNDSWKLQKGYHFGGYAKSNPELIDFINNFKQETGILLDPIYTGKMVFGIIDLIKKDTFEEGTKILAIHTGGIQGIAGFNQELIKKNEQTINVE, from the coding sequence ATGGACTTTAACTCAATAAAAGAAACTGAAAATCAACAAGTTTTTCTACCTATTTTGGAAGAAAAAAAGGTAAAACTTTTTATAAAAAGAGAAGATTTAATTCACCCTTTTGTTTCTGGTAATAAATTTAGAAAATTAAAATACAATTTACAAGAAGCAACAAAGCTTAAGAAAAAATCGATACTTACTTTTGGTGGCGCTTATTCGAATCATATTTTAGCAACCGCAGTGGCTGGTAAATTAGCAGGTCTTAAAACTTTTGGTATTATTAGAGGAGATGAATTAGGTAAGAATATTGCAGAAACAATAGAAGGCAACCCAACTTTAAGAGAAGCTCAAAACCATGGAATGAAGTTTCATTTTGTTACGAGAGAAGAATACCGCCAAAAAACTTCGTTTGGTTTTATTGAAAAGATGAAGAATAAATGGGGAGATTTTTATTTAATTCCAGAAGGTGGAACAAATTTCTTAGCTGTAGACGGTTGTCAAGAAATTTTAACAAAAGAAGATGCTGAATTTAATTATATTTGCGCAGCTGTTGGAACTGGAGGAACGCTTGCTGGTTTAATAAAATCACTAAAAAGGCGTCAAAAAGTCTTAGGATTTCCTGCTTTAAAAGGAAATTTTTTATCTGAAGAGATTAAAAAGTATACGATTAAAAATGATAGTTGGAAATTACAAAAAGGATATCATTTTGGCGGTTATGCAAAATCTAACCCAGAGTTGATTGATTTTATTAATAATTTTAAACAAGAAACAGGTATTTTGCTAGACCCTATTTATACGGGTAAAATGGTCTTCGGAATTATAGATTTAATCAAAAAAGATACTTTTGAAGAAGGAACCAAAATTTTAGCAATTCATACAGGAGGAATTCAAGGAATAGCAGGGTTTAACCAAGAGCTAATTAAGAAAAATGAACAAACTATAAATGTAGAATGA
- a CDS encoding glucosaminidase domain-containing protein: MKLKIVFSCLFLLVLSSCGSKKKVINKKNPGVVIVEPAPFNLPSVNEVELTKKLAKNNSRLNKETLAYIRKYAPIAVKEMHEYKIPASITLAQGILESGKGKSELALKSNNHFGIKCHRQWTGERVYHDDDERGECFRKYVYPETSYNDHSLFLTQRKRYAFLFDYNIRNYKKWAYGLRKAGYATDRKYPAKLLRIIKDYQLYEFDKVKKVRYTEEVKELNDGETFEKPVVIEKVEGNFYEVQKGDTLYSISRMFKISVANLKAINNLNDNIISVGQKLLVKK; this comes from the coding sequence ATGAAGTTAAAAATTGTTTTTAGTTGTTTGTTTTTATTAGTTTTATCTAGTTGTGGCTCTAAAAAGAAAGTCATTAACAAGAAAAACCCTGGCGTTGTAATTGTAGAACCAGCACCGTTTAATTTGCCTTCTGTAAATGAGGTTGAATTAACAAAAAAACTTGCTAAAAATAATTCTAGACTAAATAAAGAAACACTTGCTTATATTAGAAAATATGCACCAATTGCAGTAAAAGAAATGCACGAATATAAAATTCCTGCAAGCATTACCTTAGCGCAAGGAATTTTAGAATCTGGCAAAGGAAAAAGTGAGTTGGCATTAAAATCTAACAATCATTTCGGAATAAAGTGCCACAGACAATGGACAGGCGAACGTGTATATCATGATGACGATGAAAGAGGTGAGTGTTTTAGGAAGTACGTGTATCCAGAAACATCTTATAATGATCATTCGTTATTTTTAACACAAAGAAAGCGCTATGCTTTTTTGTTTGATTATAATATTAGAAACTACAAAAAATGGGCTTATGGTTTAAGAAAAGCAGGTTATGCAACAGATAGAAAATATCCTGCAAAGCTTTTAAGAATCATTAAAGATTATCAACTTTATGAGTTTGATAAAGTTAAAAAAGTAAGGTACACCGAAGAAGTTAAAGAATTAAATGATGGTGAAACTTTTGAAAAACCTGTTGTAATAGAAAAAGTAGAAGGCAATTTCTACGAAGTGCAAAAAGGAGATACTTTATACTCGATTTCTAGAATGTTTAAAATTTCTGTAGCTAATTTAAAAGCTATTAATAATTTGAACGACAATATAATTTCTGTTGGTCAGAAATTATTGGTTAAGAAATAA
- a CDS encoding gamma carbonic anhydrase family protein — MAVIKPVNGKHPQIPEDCYVAENATIVGDVSLGKECSIWFNAVIRGDVHYIKIGNKVNIQDGAVIHATYLKSPTIIGNNVSIGHNAIVHGCTIKDNVLVGMGSIIMDDCIIESNSIIAAGAVITKNTHVESGSIYAGVPAKKVKDISQELISGEINRIADNYVKYSGWFKE; from the coding sequence ATGGCAGTAATAAAACCAGTAAACGGAAAACACCCACAGATACCAGAAGATTGTTATGTTGCCGAAAACGCTACAATTGTTGGTGATGTTTCTCTAGGAAAAGAATGTTCAATTTGGTTTAATGCCGTAATTCGTGGAGACGTACATTACATTAAAATTGGAAATAAAGTTAATATCCAAGATGGCGCAGTAATTCATGCAACATATCTAAAATCTCCTACAATTATTGGTAATAATGTTTCCATTGGGCACAATGCAATTGTACATGGTTGTACCATTAAAGACAATGTTTTAGTGGGTATGGGAAGTATTATTATGGACGATTGTATCATAGAATCGAATTCTATTATTGCAGCAGGTGCAGTTATTACCAAGAATACACACGTAGAAAGTGGTAGTATTTATGCAGGTGTTCCAGCTAAAAAAGTAAAAGATATTTCACAAGAATTAATTTCAGGTGAAATTAATAGAATTGCAGACAATTATGTAAAATATTCAGGTTGGTTTAAAGAATAG
- a CDS encoding mechanosensitive ion channel family protein, which yields MRKLFWLLFLVSFITNAQKDSIHVDLSSPHATLYTHLYFLQSDSYQPKKAAKTILGLPEKEAVKKVIRIKKILDGKGLFVDFEIVPKDPNFKDTIRYSSYQKYTPFPQKMPQISVEKVGDNWYYSSETVAKIDVLYSAVFPWYVQKIQNIIPEFGHKKILGIEYWQLFTAFIFILISVLLFYFFKRITFYLLNIIQQRITKTTDITFKKSLKKIARPISLLLVIGFIDKVFPSLQFSLETNTWVFLFMDIAAVVFWTYVFLNIVHILMKFYSVFTEKTHNRLDDQLSPILHNFFTGLVIIGGVLKLISLFGVDTTTILAGATIGGLAVALASQDTVKNLIGTIMIFLDKPFHIEDWIEAGDFAGTVEKVGFRSTTVRAADTSVYQIPNSRLSEIVINNKGLRLFRRYNTNLGLRYDTPPELIEAFVKGVREIIIEHPETRSDSYNVEFTGFGDSALLVMVNVYFKSLAWGVEQSSKHRLHIAIVKLAKELGVDFAFPSTTVTIENFPEKKGMNPKYDINKERISASITKVLEEFKNEHPNSEMKRNDT from the coding sequence ATGCGTAAATTATTTTGGTTATTATTTTTAGTTTCATTTATAACAAATGCACAAAAGGATTCTATACATGTAGATTTAAGTAGTCCTCATGCTACTTTATACACACATTTATATTTTTTACAATCAGATTCTTATCAACCTAAAAAAGCAGCAAAAACAATTTTAGGTTTACCAGAAAAAGAAGCTGTTAAAAAAGTTATTAGAATTAAAAAAATTCTAGACGGTAAAGGTTTGTTTGTAGATTTCGAGATTGTTCCTAAAGATCCTAATTTTAAAGATACTATTAGGTATTCATCTTATCAAAAGTACACCCCTTTTCCACAAAAAATGCCACAAATATCTGTAGAAAAAGTAGGTGATAATTGGTATTACTCTTCAGAAACGGTAGCAAAAATAGATGTTTTGTATAGTGCTGTTTTCCCCTGGTACGTTCAAAAAATTCAAAATATTATACCAGAATTTGGACATAAAAAAATCTTAGGAATTGAATATTGGCAGCTATTTACTGCTTTTATATTCATTCTAATATCGGTATTGTTATTTTACTTTTTTAAGAGAATTACCTTTTACCTCTTAAATATAATTCAACAGAGAATTACAAAAACTACAGACATCACTTTTAAGAAATCCTTAAAAAAAATAGCAAGACCTATCAGTTTATTATTAGTTATCGGTTTCATAGACAAAGTATTTCCTTCACTTCAATTCAGTTTAGAAACCAATACATGGGTGTTCTTGTTTATGGATATTGCTGCAGTTGTTTTTTGGACCTATGTTTTTTTGAACATTGTACATATTTTAATGAAGTTTTACAGTGTTTTTACCGAGAAAACGCACAACAGGTTAGATGATCAATTATCGCCAATACTACATAATTTCTTTACAGGTTTGGTTATTATTGGTGGTGTTTTAAAGTTAATATCACTTTTTGGTGTAGATACGACCACTATTTTAGCTGGTGCAACTATTGGTGGTTTGGCAGTTGCTTTGGCTTCTCAAGATACCGTGAAAAACTTGATAGGAACGATTATGATTTTTCTAGACAAACCTTTTCACATAGAAGATTGGATAGAAGCTGGAGATTTTGCAGGAACTGTAGAGAAAGTTGGTTTTAGATCTACAACGGTTAGAGCAGCAGATACTTCTGTATATCAAATACCAAATAGCAGGCTGTCGGAAATTGTTATCAATAACAAAGGTTTGCGTTTGTTTAGACGTTACAATACTAATTTAGGTTTGCGTTATGACACGCCACCAGAATTAATTGAGGCTTTTGTAAAAGGAGTAAGAGAGATAATTATTGAGCACCCAGAAACGCGTTCAGATTCTTACAATGTCGAATTTACAGGTTTTGGTGATTCAGCTTTATTAGTGATGGTAAATGTCTATTTTAAAAGTTTGGCTTGGGGAGTCGAGCAATCTTCTAAACACAGGTTGCACATTGCAATTGTGAAGTTAGCGAAAGAATTAGGAGTAGATTTTGCATTTCCTTCTACTACAGTTACTATAGAGAATTTTCCAGAGAAAAAAGGAATGAATCCTAAATATGATATCAATAAAGAACGAATTAGCGCTTCAATTACAAAGGTTTTAGAGGAGTTTAAAAATGAACACCCTAATTCGGAAATGAAGAGAAACGACACTTAA
- a CDS encoding tRNA-dihydrouridine synthase has product MSNTLLSSPLQGFTDYKFRNAFNHFFGGIDTFYSPYIRLNGKLVIKNSYQKDILLENNTELEVIPQIITNDVDEFLFVSKYVQELGYKELNWNLGCPYPMVTKRGMGSGLISDAEKINSILHKVHNESDILVSMKMRMGYENPEEILAVLPILDTYPLKNIAIHARIGKQLYKGGTNLEAFQKCLDNSKHKMYYNGDITSVAAFKKLQERFTTIDHWMIGRGLIADPFLPSMIKNDTTEYPKNRFDIFHEFHDRIHEEYDAALSGPTPIKMKMLGFWEYFSQSFANPQKTYKKIKKAQSPKNYAIAVNEIFKEAKNS; this is encoded by the coding sequence ATGAGTAACACATTACTATCATCTCCTTTACAAGGTTTTACAGATTATAAATTTCGAAATGCATTTAATCATTTCTTCGGCGGAATAGATACTTTTTATTCGCCCTATATTAGATTAAATGGTAAGCTTGTTATTAAGAACTCGTATCAAAAAGACATTTTACTAGAGAATAATACCGAGTTAGAAGTAATTCCGCAAATAATTACCAATGATGTAGATGAATTTCTATTTGTTTCTAAATACGTACAAGAATTAGGCTACAAAGAGTTGAATTGGAATTTAGGTTGCCCGTATCCGATGGTTACAAAACGAGGAATGGGTTCTGGATTAATTAGTGATGCTGAAAAAATAAACAGTATTCTGCATAAAGTGCATAATGAATCTGATATTTTGGTTTCTATGAAAATGAGAATGGGCTATGAAAACCCTGAAGAAATATTAGCTGTTTTACCCATTTTAGATACCTATCCTCTTAAAAACATTGCCATTCATGCAAGAATAGGCAAGCAATTGTATAAAGGAGGAACAAATTTAGAAGCGTTTCAGAAATGTTTAGACAATAGCAAACATAAAATGTATTACAATGGTGATATTACTTCTGTTGCTGCATTTAAAAAACTACAAGAACGTTTTACTACCATAGACCATTGGATGATTGGACGCGGCTTAATTGCAGACCCTTTTTTACCAAGCATGATTAAGAATGATACCACCGAATATCCAAAAAATAGATTCGATATTTTTCATGAATTTCACGATCGTATTCATGAAGAATATGATGCAGCGCTTTCAGGTCCGACACCAATTAAAATGAAAATGCTTGGTTTTTGGGAGTACTTTTCTCAGAGTTTTGCAAATCCACAGAAGACGTACAAAAAAATTAAAAAAGCACAAAGTCCAAAGAATTATGCAATTGCTGTAAATGAAATTTTTAAGGAAGCGAAAAATAGTTAA
- a CDS encoding RNA polymerase sigma factor: MNKIDFKLKVFSLSERLFPLVVRMLGNNANAEDAIQEIMMKLWVKRKKIAKHPNITGFVFLTARNHCIDLLRKKKLVLDDSTIPLKILASKNEHIELEWKELNSIIEEVLKKLPQQQKEVFIMRDIDGYEFTEIASALQLKVENIRVLLSRARKQVRTELEKTYSYEKGTY, encoded by the coding sequence ATGAATAAGATCGATTTTAAGCTTAAAGTATTTTCATTGTCCGAACGCTTGTTTCCTTTGGTTGTGCGTATGCTTGGAAACAATGCAAATGCAGAAGATGCTATTCAAGAAATAATGATGAAACTATGGGTTAAACGCAAGAAAATTGCGAAGCATCCTAATATTACAGGTTTTGTTTTCTTAACAGCTAGAAATCATTGCATTGATTTATTAAGGAAAAAAAAGTTGGTATTAGATGATTCTACGATTCCTCTTAAAATTTTAGCCTCTAAAAATGAGCATATAGAACTTGAGTGGAAAGAACTAAATAGTATTATTGAAGAAGTACTTAAAAAGTTACCCCAACAGCAGAAAGAAGTTTTTATAATGAGAGATATTGACGGTTATGAGTTTACCGAAATAGCTTCTGCACTGCAACTTAAAGTAGAGAATATAAGAGTTTTATTATCACGTGCAAGAAAGCAAGTACGTACCGAATTAGAAAAAACATATAGCTATGAAAAAGGAACTTATTAA